From a single Tachypleus tridentatus isolate NWPU-2018 chromosome 6, ASM421037v1, whole genome shotgun sequence genomic region:
- the LOC143254295 gene encoding vacuolar protein sorting-associated protein 16 homolog, translating to MTLFTAEWSPLGKKEYYRRIELYSIEWGEQLNLSDYIVAAGQFGGPIAIVRDDKQIQRVQVSGKPVVYIFSSCGQAISSFKWKSGRLIHMAWSSTEELICVQDDGSVLLYDLFGNHQSAFSMSQEAKDTKVLECKMFNGNYGTGIAILTGSYRIFLTNNIKDPRVRRLAEIPGLEAPPSSWAVVVDDRESKVYVACEACLYRLDQSERRCIQMNPSFDSPINAIIEITVSWDGQHIALFSDTGALWTGSSDLEKKYSEFDTKCKSRPQQLVWCGTAAVIGYWQNILLLVGMEKDWINYVMDTSVFLIPELDGVRIIGNMTHEFLQKVPDAVSEIFRIGSLAPGALLLEASKEFQRKSHKADEYIRMIREKDQLEVAVQQCIQAAAHETLPTTQKMLLRAASFGKCFVPEIDSATFVKVCQNLRVLNAIRDHAVGLPLSWMQLEYLTIPMLLDRLVLRRLYCLAIRICQYLKVPDVQGASRILKHWACSKVRQTQLDDDKVAKQIANKLGFNPGISYSEIATEAVEHGHTQLAIKLLDFEPRASEQVPLLMKLKQNPQAMSKAIESGDSDLVYSVILHLRDTMTAGEFHMTIRNFPEAYSLFLKFCKEQDLERLRDMFYQEDDYGNEANCRVLESYLTARVERRISCLKSASEGYRKAKNEFNATQTEDEIKLLKYQTKLEEKYVEQKFLDLSLHQTIQQLLIDKLHKLADELGKEFKVPDKRFWWLKITVLAETGDWLELDKFSKSKKSPVGYEPFVDVCLKNGNKYEAQKYASKVRDDNKVKYYIKVGLLDEAAKVAFEQKNKMALDMVQSQCGIMNRALAEKINSMKAQLG from the coding sequence ATGACATTATTTACAGCAGAATGGAGCCCACTGGGCAAGAAAGAATATTACAGAAGGATAGAACTTTATTCTATCGAATGGGGCGAGCAACTCAACTTATCAGACTACATAGTTGCTGCAGGTCAGTTTGGAGGACCAATAGCTATCGTACGTGATGATAAACAAATACAACGAGTCCAAGTGAGTGGAAAgccagttgtatatattttctcgtCGTGTGGACAGGCAATATCGTCATTTAAATGGAAAAGTGGCCGCCTAATTCACATGGCATGGTCGTCAACAGAGGAGCTTATATGTGTGCAAGACGATGGTAGTGTTCTGTTGTACGATTTATTTGGCAATCATCAATCTGCTTTCAGCATGAGTCAGGAAGCAAAAGATACAAAGGTTCTTGAATGTAAAATGTTTAATGGAAATTATGGAACAGGAATTGCTATATTAACTGGATCATACagaatttttttaacaaataatattaaggaTCCTAGGGTTAGAAGATTAGCAGAAATACCTGGGCTTGAAGCACCACCTAGTAGCTGGGCAGTAGTAGTAGACGATCGTGAGAGTAAAGTTTACGTAGCTTGTGAAGCATGCCTTTACAGGTTGGATCAAAGTGAGAGACGTTGCATACAAATGAACCCTAGTTTTGATTCACCAATCAATGCCATTATAGAAATTACAGTTTCTTGGGATGGACAACATATTGCTTTGTTCTCTGACACTGGTGCTCTCTGGACTGGATCCAGTGACTTGGAAAAAAAGTATTCTGAATTTGATACCAAATGCAAGTCCCGTCCACAGCAACTTGTTTGGTGTGGTACAGCTGCTGTTATAGGTTACTGGCAAAATATCCTGCTTCTAGTCGGTATGGAAAAAGACTGGATTAATTATGTTATGGATACttctgtttttcttataccaGAGTTAGATGGAGTTAGAATAATTGGAAATATGACACATGAATTTCTTCAGAAAGTACCAGATGCTGTATCTGAAATATTTCGTATTGGTTCTTTGGCACCTGGTGCTCTGCTTTTGGAAGCTTCTAAGGAATTTCAGCGAAAGAGCCACAAAGCAGATGAATACATTCGTATGATTCGTGAGAAAGATCAGTTAGAGGTTGCAGTGCAGCAGTGTATTCAGGCTGCAGCCCATGAGACTTTACCAACTACCCAGAAAATGCTCTTAAGGGCTGCTTCTTTTGGGAAGTGCTTTGTTCCAGAAATAGATTCAGCGACATTTGTTAAGGTCTGTCAGAATTTGAGGGTGTTAAATGCCATTCGTGACCATGCAGTTGGGTTGCCACTGAGTTGGATGCAGCTGGAATATTTAACCATTCCTATGCTATTAGATCGTTTGGTACTTCGCCGCCTGTACTGCTTAGCCATTAGAATATGTCAGTACCTTAAAGTACCAGATGTGCAAGGAGCCAGCCGCATACTGAAACACTGGGCATGTAGCAAAGTGAGACAGACTCAGCTGGATGATGACAAGGTTGCTAAGCAGATAGCTAATAAACTGGGTTTTAACCCAGGAATTTCTTATTCTGAGATTGCCACCGAAGCAGTAGAACATGGACACACGCAACTAGCAATAAAACTTCTGGACTTTGAACCCCGAGCTTCAGAACAAGTTCCATTACTAATGAAACTGAAGCAAAATCCTCAAGCTATGAGTAAAGCAATTGAGAGTGGGGATTCAGACTTGGTTTATTCTGTAATACTTCATCTTAGAGACACGATGACAGCAGGTGAATTTCATATGACCATCAGGAACTTTCCTGAAGCCTATTCTCTGTTCTTGAAGTTCTGTAAGGAACAGGATTTGGAGCGTCTGAGAGACATGTTTTATCAAGAAGATGATTATGGGAATGAAGCAAACTGTCGAGTATTAGAAAGTTACCTAACAGCTCGTGTAGAACGTCGTATTAGTTGCTTGAAGTCTGCTTCTGAAGGGTACAGAAAGGCAAAAAATGAATTTAATGCAACTCAAACTGAAGATGAAATCAAGCTCTTAAAATACCAGACAAAACTTGAAGAAAAGTACGTCGAACAAAAGTTTTTAGATCTCTCTCTTCATCAGACAATCCAGCAGTTGCTAATTGATAAACTGCACAAGTTAGCTGATGAACTTGGAAAGGAATTTAAAGTTCCAGACAAGAGGTTCTGGTGGCTGAAAATAACGGTGCTGGCCGAAACTGGAGACTGGTTGGAACTGGATaaattttctaaaagtaaaaagTCTCCTGTTGGATATGAACCTTTCGTTGATGTGTGTTTAAAGAATGGTAACAAATATGAAGCCCAGAAATATGCAAGTAAAGTACGTGAcgacaataaagtaaaatactacatTAAGGTTGGGCTTCTTGACGAGGCTGCAAAGGTTGCTTTtgaacaaaagaacaaaatggctTTAGATATGGTACAGAGTCAGTGTGGAATAATGAATAGGGCTTTGGCAGAGAAAATTAATTCTATGAAAGCTCAGCTGGGCTga